The genomic segment GGACGAAGCCTTTCTCTTCGTGTTCCTCACCGAAATCGATCCGCTCGACGCTGCCCGCATAGACGACCGGTGGACGGTGGTGCAGGACCTGATGCTTGTGCAGGTGCCCGAGCGCGACATAATCGATCGGTGCCTCGACCAGACCGAGTTCATCGAGTGCGAAGACCGGATCGGTGCCGAGCAGCGCGCTTCGCTCGGCACCGAACTGTCCTCCCTCCAGCGTGAGATGACCCAGGAAGACCGCGGGATGAGATGGGTCAAGTTCCATGAGGTGCTCGCGAACGATGCGACTGACGTGTTCCCGGAATGCCCGTTCCAACTCGACCGATGAGGATCGGTGCAAGCGATCATCTGCGAGAAGGATACCCATCGGAAGCCAGGGAAGCGCGACCACCTGGAGTGGCCCGGAGCGTGTCTCCAGCATCAACCGTTCAGGCCAGGTCAGGACCCGGACGCCCGGGAGCTGCAAGGCGTCGTAGATATCCATCGGCGTCGAGCGAGCGAGGCTGCGTGGCCGGTCATGGTTGCCGACGAGGAGGACGGTCGGAATATCCGCAGCGAGGAGACGTCGGATGCGCGACGCGAAGAGGCGCTGGAGCGTCGGGCTCGGATCGGCGTTCTTGAAGGCGTCCCCGGCAAAGAGCACTGCGTCCACCTGCTCGGTGAGCGCGGCCTCGATCACCTGGTCGAACGCAGCGAGAAAGTCCTGGACGCGCGTGCTGTATCCGAGTTCCGGCCGGAAGGTACCGTGTGTCTCGATACCCAAGTGGAGGTCGGCGAAGTGGAGGATGCGCAGAGCCACGCGATCATCCTCTCTGGCCAGTCAGGAGCCGCCGCAATCGCTCCTCGCGCGCACGCTCCGAACCATCCGAGTGCCCCGGGCGGCTCCGCACGAGCGCGAACATGTCCTCGCGCCGGTACGGTCGTGTGCGGATCGCGACCGGCATCCGGACCGCGTGCCCGACGATCACGCACTCCTGACGCGGGCTGAGGTTCGCCAGGAGGTTGCGGAGACCGGAGCGATCGGCGACACCGGTGAGCACCGCCTCGATATCTTGCTGGTCGCTGAGCGGCCCGATGATCTTCGTGCCGAGCTGCGAGAGAATTTCCCGATCGATGCTGGACGGTCGTTGGTCAACGATGAGGAGGGTGACGCGGTACTTCCGCATCTCGCGCGCGATCGTGCCGAAGATCGACTGCCTGGCAGCCTCCGGAGTCAAGAATTTGTGTGCCTCCTCCAGGACGATCACGAGCGGGCGAACCTTCGTCTCCCCGCCCGCGAGCTGGGCTTCCAGCACCTCTTCGGTGTACCGGCTGTGGATACGCCGGGTGAGCAGGTTAGCGACGAGCATGTAGTCCAGGAACGAATCGTTCTTTCCGAACTGGACGATGACATGCGTGCCTTTTTGGAGCTTCTGGATGATCTCGTCGATGACGGAAAAGTCGAGCGATGAGCGGATGTAGGGACGGTTGACGAGCCGACCCAACTTCGACCGCAGTGCATTGACGGATGCCTCGGCAACGCCCGTTTCCGAGCAGAACGCCTTGACCGCCTCGCTGTCGAACTCCTGCGTCCGGACGATCCACTCCCGCCCGAACCGTCCGTACAGGTGATGCGCGACCGTGGCGAAGGTCGGGTTCAAGTTCAGCTCCTCGGCCAGCAGTTCGATGTCACCCGGCTCGATCTGATCGAGGCCGATATGGATCGTCCGCGCTGCCGCGCTCCGTTCTGTCCGGTCGTCCAGTGTGTAGACGTGGACCCGGCTCGGGCCGAAGAGTTCGAGCAGCCCGACGAGTTGCGGCTGGTCAGCCAGAGCGCGCGCGTACTCGTTGTGCATGTCGAAGAGGAGGACGGAAACCTCGTCGGCCAGGATCAGGCC from the Thermomicrobium sp. 4228-Ro genome contains:
- a CDS encoding helicase HerA domain-containing protein yields the protein MHRPDERDDADHCLLGVVTEGSFSRGLRVRLLDPAAVEHLRVGSFVVLEGDRHRYFGMVTDLSLDTTDSAIAADPPLRSSFASRILRGTQAYAVAEIRPSLELEHGNAEPQPARTIPPHFAHLRQATAEDFAAVFGHEDATHFALGTPPAMDIPVPIDLAELVKRSNGVFGQSGSGKSVLTRLLLIGLILADEVSVLLFDMHNEYARALADQPQLVGLLELFGPSRVHVYTLDDRTERSAAARTIHIGLDQIEPGDIELLAEELNLNPTFATVAHHLYGRFGREWIVRTQEFDSEAVKAFCSETGVAEASVNALRSKLGRLVNRPYIRSSLDFSVIDEIIQKLQKGTHVIVQFGKNDSFLDYMLVANLLTRRIHSRYTEEVLEAQLAGGETKVRPLVIVLEEAHKFLTPEAARQSIFGTIAREMRKYRVTLLIVDQRPSSIDREILSQLGTKIIGPLSDQQDIEAVLTGVADRSGLRNLLANLSPRQECVIVGHAVRMPVAIRTRPYRREDMFALVRSRPGHSDGSERAREERLRRLLTGQRG
- a CDS encoding metallophosphoesterase family protein, with translation MALRILHFADLHLGIETHGTFRPELGYSTRVQDFLAAFDQVIEAALTEQVDAVLFAGDAFKNADPSPTLQRLFASRIRRLLAADIPTVLLVGNHDRPRSLARSTPMDIYDALQLPGVRVLTWPERLMLETRSGPLQVVALPWLPMGILLADDRLHRSSSVELERAFREHVSRIVREHLMELDPSHPAVFLGHLTLEGGQFGAERSALLGTDPVFALDELGLVEAPIDYVALGHLHKHQVLHHRPPVVYAGSVERIDFGEEHEEKGFVLVTVEPGTYPRAVSCSFRPIRTRPMRTLRFELETDTPMEELRARLEQRMPEVQDAIVRLFLRLPPERAGAVRSHEVRRWLLDFGAAHVAGILIETERLTRPRVDVAHETRNDPVALLERWVSLRSLPDELARAVVARGRQLIERAEAGESLSPTS